In the genome of Streptomyces sp. NBC_00190, one region contains:
- a CDS encoding amino acid ABC transporter permease — translation MSSVLYDAPGPKAKARNWIYSGIFVVLFGLVLWWALSLMGEKGQLDADKWSPFVTDSQVWTTYLLPGLVETLKAGALAMVIALPLGALLGIGRLSDHAWVRGPVGAWVEFFRAIPVLMLMLFGNALMAPRFLDVPSDTRPFWAVVTGLVLYNSAVIGEIVRAGVLSLPRGQTDAAKAIGMRKGQTMFYVLIPQAVSAMLPALVSQLVVILKDTALGGALLGYGDLLSMNRLISANYSNTIATLVVIALIYIVVNFALTTFASWLERWLRQSKKGTGAMVEADVAEVDAGGAAGVGKAP, via the coding sequence ATGAGCTCCGTGCTGTACGACGCCCCGGGCCCCAAGGCCAAGGCGCGCAACTGGATCTACAGCGGGATCTTCGTCGTGCTGTTCGGGCTCGTCCTGTGGTGGGCGCTGTCCCTCATGGGCGAGAAGGGCCAGCTCGACGCCGACAAGTGGTCCCCGTTCGTCACCGACAGCCAGGTCTGGACCACATACCTGCTCCCCGGCCTGGTGGAGACCCTCAAGGCGGGCGCGCTCGCCATGGTGATCGCCCTCCCGCTGGGCGCGCTGCTGGGCATCGGCCGACTGTCGGACCACGCGTGGGTGCGGGGGCCGGTCGGCGCGTGGGTTGAGTTCTTCCGTGCCATCCCGGTGCTGATGCTGATGCTGTTCGGCAACGCGCTGATGGCGCCGCGGTTCTTGGACGTTCCCTCCGACACCCGGCCCTTCTGGGCCGTGGTCACGGGCCTGGTCCTCTACAACTCGGCCGTCATCGGCGAGATCGTCCGGGCGGGCGTGCTCTCCCTGCCTCGCGGCCAGACCGACGCGGCCAAGGCGATCGGCATGCGCAAGGGCCAGACCATGTTCTACGTGCTGATCCCGCAGGCCGTATCCGCGATGCTGCCGGCCCTGGTCAGCCAGCTCGTGGTGATCCTCAAGGACACAGCGCTCGGCGGCGCCCTGCTCGGCTACGGGGACCTGCTGTCGATGAACCGGCTGATCTCGGCGAACTACAGCAACACCATCGCGACCCTCGTCGTGATCGCGCTGATCTACATCGTGGTGAACTTCGCCCTCACCACCTTCGCCTCCTGGCTGGAGCGCTGGCTGCGGCAGTCGAAGAAGGGCACCGGCGCCATGGTCGAGGCCGACGTGGCCGAGGTCGACGCGGGCGGCGCGGCCGGAGTGGGCAAGGCTCCCTGA
- a CDS encoding amino acid ABC transporter permease, translating to MFDFLDSGQYDVLGAFWVTVQLTLYSAVGSLIWGTVLAGMRVSPVPLLRGFGTAYVNLVRNTPLTLLILGCSLGLSQTLDISLGGDTFKETGFRLAVLGLIAYTGTFVCEALRSGINTVPVGQAEAARALGLSFFQVLTLIVLPQAFRAVIAPLANVLIALTKNTTVAATIGVAEAALLMKEMLENEAQAVFAVFAIFALGFVLLTLPTGLLLGWVAKRLAVKR from the coding sequence GTGTTCGATTTTCTTGATTCCGGGCAGTACGACGTGCTCGGAGCCTTCTGGGTGACGGTTCAGCTCACCCTCTACTCGGCGGTCGGGTCCCTGATCTGGGGAACCGTCCTGGCGGGGATGCGGGTCAGTCCGGTCCCACTGCTGCGGGGCTTCGGCACCGCGTACGTCAACCTCGTGCGCAACACGCCGCTGACCCTGCTGATCCTCGGCTGCTCGCTGGGTCTCAGCCAGACACTCGACATCAGTCTGGGCGGCGACACGTTCAAGGAGACCGGCTTCCGGCTAGCGGTCCTCGGACTGATCGCCTACACCGGAACCTTCGTCTGCGAGGCCCTGCGCTCCGGCATCAACACCGTGCCCGTCGGTCAGGCCGAGGCGGCCCGCGCGCTGGGGCTGAGCTTCTTCCAGGTGCTCACCCTGATCGTGCTCCCCCAGGCGTTCCGGGCGGTCATCGCACCGCTCGCCAACGTACTGATCGCACTCACCAAGAACACCACGGTGGCGGCGACCATCGGCGTGGCTGAAGCGGCTTTGCTGATGAAGGAAATGCTCGAGAACGAGGCGCAGGCAGTCTTCGCCGTCTTCGCGATCTTCGCCCTCGGCTTCGTCCTGCTGACCCTGCCGACCGGCCTGCTGCTGGGCTGGGTGGCCAAGCGACTGGCGGTGAAGCGATGA
- a CDS encoding glutamate ABC transporter substrate-binding protein, with amino-acid sequence MKISKAAAAAAVAVALALTATACGGSDKAASDGGASGDAKKDKIVVGIKYDQPGLGLKTPDGKYTGFDVDVATYVAKELGYQPDQIEFKQAVSAERENLIANGDVKFVVATYSINDKRKEKVDFAGPYFLAHQDLLVRADDSSITKVEDLNKKKLCSVTGSTSAQNIKKTLAPEADLLELGGYSECLTGLENKKVDALTTDNSILAGYAAQEKNKGKFKLVGLTMSNENYGIGLKKGDKELQTKINAALKKMVEDGSWQKAVDANLGPANYKNEPAPQITEGS; translated from the coding sequence ATGAAGATCTCCAAGGCCGCTGCGGCCGCGGCCGTCGCCGTAGCTCTCGCCCTGACCGCGACCGCCTGTGGCGGCAGCGACAAGGCCGCCAGTGACGGCGGTGCGTCCGGCGACGCCAAGAAGGACAAGATCGTCGTCGGCATCAAGTACGACCAGCCGGGTCTCGGCCTGAAGACCCCGGACGGCAAGTACACGGGCTTCGACGTCGACGTCGCGACCTATGTCGCCAAGGAGCTCGGCTACCAGCCCGACCAGATCGAGTTCAAGCAGGCCGTCAGCGCCGAGCGCGAGAACCTGATCGCCAACGGCGACGTGAAGTTCGTCGTCGCGACCTACTCGATCAACGACAAGCGCAAGGAGAAGGTCGACTTCGCCGGCCCGTACTTCCTCGCGCACCAGGACCTGCTGGTCCGCGCCGACGACTCGTCCATCACCAAGGTCGAGGACCTGAACAAGAAGAAGCTCTGCTCGGTCACCGGCTCGACCTCGGCGCAGAACATCAAGAAGACCCTGGCCCCCGAGGCCGACCTGCTGGAGCTGGGCGGCTACTCCGAGTGCCTCACCGGCCTGGAGAACAAGAAGGTCGACGCCCTCACCACGGACAACTCGATCCTGGCCGGCTACGCCGCACAGGAGAAGAACAAGGGCAAGTTCAAGCTCGTCGGTCTGACCATGAGCAACGAGAACTACGGCATCGGTCTGAAGAAGGGCGACAAGGAGCTCCAGACCAAGATCAACGCCGCGCTCAAGAAGATGGTCGAGGACGGCAGCTGGCAGAAGGCCGTGGACGCGAACCTCGGCCCGGCCAACTACAAGAACGAGCCTGCCCCGCAGATCACCGAAGGCAGCTGA
- a CDS encoding amino acid ABC transporter ATP-binding protein — protein sequence MSGVSVTKDVQDAAGTADDLVVLSNVNKHFGALHVLQDIDLSIARGEVVVVIGPSGSGKSTLCRTINRLETIDSGTITLDGKELPSEGKELARLRADVGMVFQSFNLFAHKTVLENVMLGQVKVRGTDKAAAREKAVALLDRVGVGTQADKYPAQLSGGQQQRVAIARALAMEPKVMLFDEPTSALDPEMINEVLEVMQQLAREGMTMVVVTHEMGFARSAANRVVFMADGKIVEEAAPEQFFSNPRSDRAKDFLSKILHH from the coding sequence ATGAGCGGAGTATCAGTGACCAAGGACGTGCAGGACGCGGCCGGTACCGCGGACGACCTGGTCGTACTGAGCAACGTCAACAAGCACTTCGGCGCGCTGCACGTGCTTCAGGACATCGATCTGAGCATTGCCCGCGGTGAGGTCGTCGTGGTGATCGGTCCTTCGGGATCGGGCAAGTCCACGCTGTGCCGGACCATCAACCGGCTGGAGACGATCGACTCCGGCACCATCACGCTCGACGGCAAGGAGCTGCCCTCGGAGGGCAAGGAACTCGCCCGACTGCGTGCCGACGTCGGCATGGTGTTCCAGTCGTTCAATCTCTTCGCGCACAAGACGGTGCTGGAGAACGTCATGCTGGGCCAGGTCAAGGTCCGCGGGACGGACAAGGCCGCGGCCCGTGAGAAGGCCGTGGCCCTGCTGGACCGAGTCGGTGTCGGCACTCAGGCCGACAAGTACCCGGCGCAGCTCTCCGGCGGCCAGCAGCAGCGCGTGGCGATCGCCCGTGCGCTGGCCATGGAGCCGAAGGTGATGCTCTTCGACGAGCCGACCTCGGCGCTCGACCCGGAAATGATCAACGAGGTGCTGGAGGTCATGCAGCAGCTCGCCCGGGAGGGAATGACGATGGTGGTCGTCACGCACGAGATGGGCTTCGCCCGCTCCGCGGCCAACCGCGTCGTCTTCATGGCCGACGGAAAGATCGTCGAAGAGGCCGCCCCCGAGCAGTTCTTCAGCAACCCGCGCAGTGACCGGGCCAAGGACTTCCTGTCGAAGATCCTGCATCACTGA
- a CDS encoding response regulator transcription factor: protein MRLLLVEDDDHVAAALSAILARHGFQVTHARNGEEALQALLPAGAQPAAHPYGVILLDLGLPDQDGYEVCGKIRKRTATPVIMVTARADVRSRIHGLNMGADDYVTKPYDTGELLARIHAVARRTGASEEAAAGTGAPAGVRLGSVSIELSTRRVSVDGTDVPLTRKEFDLLALLAQRPGVVFRREQIISEVWRTSWEGTGRTLEVHVASLRSKLRMPALIETVRGVGYRLVAPAAP from the coding sequence ATGAGACTGCTGCTCGTCGAGGACGACGACCACGTCGCCGCCGCCCTGTCCGCGATCCTCGCCCGGCACGGCTTCCAGGTCACCCACGCCCGCAACGGCGAGGAGGCCCTCCAGGCCCTGCTGCCCGCCGGAGCCCAGCCCGCGGCCCATCCCTACGGGGTGATCCTGCTCGACCTCGGCCTGCCCGACCAGGACGGCTACGAGGTGTGCGGCAAGATCCGCAAGCGCACCGCCACGCCCGTCATCATGGTGACCGCGCGGGCCGACGTGCGCTCCCGCATCCACGGCCTGAACATGGGCGCCGACGACTACGTGACCAAGCCCTACGACACCGGCGAACTCCTCGCCCGCATCCACGCCGTCGCCCGGCGCACCGGTGCCTCCGAGGAGGCAGCCGCCGGGACGGGCGCCCCCGCCGGCGTCCGGCTCGGCTCCGTCAGCATCGAGCTGTCCACCCGCCGGGTCAGCGTCGACGGTACCGACGTACCGCTCACCCGCAAGGAGTTCGACCTGCTGGCCCTGCTCGCGCAGCGGCCCGGTGTCGTCTTCCGCCGCGAGCAGATCATCAGCGAGGTGTGGCGTACCAGCTGGGAGGGGACCGGGCGGACCCTGGAGGTCCACGTCGCCTCGCTGCGCTCCAAGCTGCGCATGCCCGCCCTCATCGAGACCGTCCGCGGGGTGGGCTACCGGCTCGTCGCCCCGGCCGCGCCCTAG
- a CDS encoding sensor histidine kinase yields the protein MRARLLPLLVVLMAGTLLALGFPLAVSLAAGQQQRVVVDRIDDSARFAALAQFVIDAEGAGSNGSDERHAILQLELARYQELYGVRVGIFRRDDNAIARSPSWWELPDTGEGHRAFQEALAGRRSHDPPQVWPWQTNGKLIVASPVVLDGDVVAVVATESPTDLMRGRILRGWLLIASGLAAAMLVAFGAALRLTSWVLKPVRTLDAAAHGIATGRMNSRVAAAGGPPELQRLAASFNEMADNVEEVLEQQRAFVADASHQLRNPLAALLLRIELLALELPEGNEEIASVRAEGKRLTQVLDDLLDLALAEHASAEISLTDIGALAAERVAAWRPFAEEKGVRLTEAGRSAVTGWADPIALSSALDAVIDNALKFTPAGEKVEVSVEAAGRTVRVVVADRGPGLNEDELLRVGDRFWRSGRHQNIKGSGLGLSISRALLAAGGGSLTYETNPPHGLRVTVTVPRTDPHTA from the coding sequence GTGCGCGCAAGGCTCCTCCCGCTGCTCGTCGTCCTGATGGCGGGCACCCTCCTCGCGCTGGGCTTCCCGCTCGCCGTGAGCCTGGCCGCCGGGCAGCAGCAGCGGGTCGTCGTCGACCGCATCGACGACAGTGCCCGCTTCGCCGCCCTGGCCCAGTTCGTCATCGACGCCGAAGGCGCCGGATCCAACGGCTCCGACGAGCGCCACGCGATCCTCCAGCTCGAACTGGCCCGCTACCAGGAGCTGTACGGCGTCCGCGTCGGCATCTTCCGCCGCGACGACAACGCCATCGCCCGGTCCCCCAGCTGGTGGGAGCTCCCCGATACCGGTGAGGGCCACCGCGCCTTCCAGGAGGCGCTCGCCGGGCGGCGCAGCCACGATCCCCCGCAGGTGTGGCCCTGGCAGACCAACGGCAAGCTGATCGTCGCCTCCCCGGTGGTCCTCGACGGGGACGTGGTCGCCGTCGTCGCCACCGAATCACCCACCGACCTCATGCGCGGCCGGATCCTCAGGGGCTGGCTGCTCATCGCGAGCGGGCTCGCCGCCGCCATGCTGGTCGCCTTCGGCGCCGCCCTGCGGCTCACCAGCTGGGTCCTCAAGCCCGTGCGGACCCTCGACGCCGCCGCCCACGGGATCGCCACCGGCCGGATGAACTCGCGGGTCGCGGCCGCCGGAGGGCCGCCGGAACTCCAACGCCTGGCCGCTTCGTTCAACGAGATGGCCGACAACGTCGAAGAGGTACTGGAGCAGCAGCGCGCGTTCGTCGCGGACGCCTCCCACCAGCTGCGCAACCCGCTCGCGGCGCTGCTCCTGCGGATCGAGCTGCTCGCCCTCGAACTCCCCGAGGGCAACGAGGAGATCGCTTCCGTGCGCGCCGAGGGCAAGCGCCTGACACAGGTCCTCGACGACCTGCTGGACCTGGCGCTGGCCGAACACGCCTCCGCAGAGATCAGCCTCACCGACATCGGGGCGCTGGCCGCCGAGCGGGTCGCCGCCTGGCGTCCGTTCGCCGAGGAGAAGGGCGTACGGCTCACGGAGGCGGGACGGTCCGCCGTCACCGGCTGGGCCGACCCCATCGCCCTGTCCAGCGCCCTCGACGCCGTCATCGACAACGCCCTGAAGTTCACCCCCGCGGGTGAGAAGGTCGAGGTCTCCGTCGAGGCCGCCGGGCGTACCGTCCGCGTGGTCGTCGCCGACCGCGGCCCCGGCCTCAACGAGGACGAGCTGCTCCGCGTCGGCGACCGCTTCTGGCGCAGCGGCCGCCACCAGAACATCAAGGGCTCCGGGCTCGGCCTGTCGATCTCCCGCGCCCTGCTCGCCGCGGGCGGCGGGTCCCTCACGTACGAGACGAACCCGCCGCACGGGCTGCGGGTGACGGTGACCGTGCCGCGCACCGACCCCCACACCGCCTGA
- a CDS encoding endo-beta-N-acetylglucosaminidase — protein sequence MSETDDGVDPRTHVPVPAPVHPPGPASLRPPTRRAVLAAGAGAAALLGAPALAPAAWAGPTAPTAPAPSAPPDPADLAPYASYWFPDSLPKGAPGPGIVWRSLKRWAPESDPDLAHNTATVPLAPRFTPVPPHPGARAGQARIASLVSFGPTAQNPSQGSATADYYALTHWAYIDELVFWGGSSGEGIVLAPNAPVIDAAHRNGVRVLGNVFLPPAAYGGDLQWTRDLVQRDSLGRFPIAEQLVRVATAYGFDGWFVNAETDGGDSGLATRMREFLRALRAAGEPHGLRITWYDAMDTTGRVGWQGALNELNQEFFEDRAGKVADTMFVDFRWTPQSLAASGALAQRLGRSRHELWAAVDTEANGWNSAVRWDAIIPRGGDHVVSYGFYRPEWTRNHLTDRSPGAFHRADDRFWTGESLDPARPAPESGWRAPATAVADRSTVTSLPFACTFNTGHGERWYEDGAAVSDTPWNHLGLQDRLPGRRWVVDTAGERPAVTLDFARAWRGGSSLLVAGTLTAPAAVGLHSTRLPLTSSTVLELVHAAESGPVAVEVGVATREPTAPGWPAPYTWIRADSRGTGADWHRSRVGLAALAGKTAYGLAVRITGLGKRPVVWRLGALSVRDAAVGRRPASPAALTVDASARREDRAWLRLSWRRAAGPVRHYEVSRVLPDGSRRFLGGTCAAALYVAAVPRSGRELATAFEVRAVDELYAVSAPARTALAW from the coding sequence ATGTCCGAGACCGACGACGGAGTCGACCCTCGTACGCACGTGCCCGTACCCGCGCCCGTGCACCCGCCCGGGCCCGCCTCCTTACGGCCGCCGACCCGGCGCGCGGTACTGGCCGCCGGGGCCGGGGCGGCCGCGCTGCTGGGCGCCCCGGCCCTGGCGCCCGCCGCCTGGGCCGGGCCGACCGCTCCCACGGCCCCCGCCCCGTCGGCCCCGCCGGACCCGGCCGACCTGGCCCCGTACGCCTCGTACTGGTTCCCCGACTCGCTCCCCAAGGGCGCCCCCGGCCCCGGGATCGTATGGCGCTCGCTCAAACGGTGGGCTCCCGAGAGCGACCCGGATCTCGCCCACAACACCGCGACCGTGCCGCTCGCGCCGCGCTTCACGCCGGTCCCTCCGCACCCGGGCGCCCGGGCCGGCCAGGCCCGGATCGCCTCCCTCGTCTCCTTCGGGCCCACCGCGCAGAACCCGTCCCAGGGCTCGGCCACCGCCGACTACTACGCGCTCACGCACTGGGCGTACATCGACGAGCTGGTCTTCTGGGGCGGCTCCTCCGGCGAGGGCATCGTGCTCGCGCCGAACGCGCCCGTGATCGACGCCGCCCACCGCAACGGGGTCCGCGTCCTGGGCAATGTGTTCCTGCCGCCCGCGGCTTACGGCGGGGACCTCCAGTGGACCCGCGACCTGGTCCAGCGGGACTCCCTGGGCCGCTTCCCGATCGCGGAGCAGCTGGTGCGGGTGGCGACCGCGTACGGCTTCGACGGCTGGTTCGTCAATGCCGAGACCGACGGCGGCGACAGCGGACTCGCCACCAGGATGCGGGAGTTCCTACGGGCGCTGCGAGCGGCGGGCGAGCCCCACGGCCTGCGGATCACCTGGTACGACGCGATGGACACGACCGGCCGGGTCGGCTGGCAGGGCGCCCTCAACGAGCTCAACCAGGAGTTCTTCGAGGACCGCGCCGGGAAGGTCGCGGACACGATGTTCGTGGACTTCCGCTGGACGCCGCAGAGCCTGGCCGCATCCGGCGCGCTCGCGCAGCGCCTGGGCCGCTCCCGCCACGAGCTGTGGGCCGCGGTGGACACGGAGGCCAACGGCTGGAATTCCGCCGTCCGTTGGGACGCGATCATCCCGCGCGGGGGCGACCACGTCGTCAGCTACGGCTTCTACCGGCCCGAGTGGACCCGCAATCACCTCACCGACCGCTCCCCCGGAGCCTTCCACCGGGCCGACGACCGGTTCTGGACGGGCGAGTCCCTGGACCCCGCCCGGCCCGCGCCCGAATCGGGCTGGCGGGCCCCCGCCACGGCCGTCGCCGACCGGTCCACGGTCACCTCCCTGCCCTTCGCCTGCACCTTCAACACCGGGCACGGGGAGCGCTGGTACGAGGACGGCGCGGCAGTCTCCGACACCCCCTGGAACCACCTCGGGCTCCAGGACCGGCTGCCGGGCCGCCGCTGGGTCGTGGACACCGCCGGAGAGCGGCCCGCCGTGACCCTGGACTTCGCGCGTGCCTGGCGCGGCGGCTCCAGCCTGCTGGTCGCGGGCACCCTGACCGCCCCGGCGGCCGTGGGGCTGCACTCCACCCGGCTCCCCCTCACCTCCTCGACCGTCCTGGAGCTGGTGCACGCCGCCGAGTCGGGCCCGGTCGCGGTGGAGGTCGGCGTGGCCACCCGCGAGCCGACGGCTCCGGGCTGGCCGGCCCCGTACACCTGGATCCGTGCGGACTCCCGCGGCACGGGGGCGGACTGGCACCGGTCGCGGGTCGGGCTCGCGGCCCTGGCCGGGAAGACGGCGTACGGACTGGCCGTACGGATCACCGGGCTCGGAAAGAGACCCGTGGTGTGGCGGCTCGGGGCCCTGTCGGTACGCGACGCCGCCGTCGGCCGGCGCCCGGCGTCTCCCGCCGCCCTGACCGTGGACGCCTCGGCCCGCCGGGAGGACCGGGCCTGGCTGCGCCTGTCGTGGCGCCGGGCGGCCGGGCCGGTGCGGCACTACGAGGTGTCCCGGGTCCTGCCCGACGGCAGCCGCCGCTTCCTCGGCGGCACGTGCGCCGCCGCCCTCTACGTGGCCGCCGTACCCCGCTCCGGCCGGGAGCTCGCGACCGCCTTCGAGGTCCGGGCCGTGGACGAGCTGTACGCGGTCTCCGCCCCGGCCCGTACGGCCCTTGCCTGGTAG
- a CDS encoding glycoside hydrolase 5 family protein, with the protein MHEDALRFGANYTPSRGWFHHWLDFDLDEVRADLDSIAALGLDHIRVFPLWPLFQPNRTLIRPRAVEQLVALADAAAERGLDVDVDGLQGHLSSFDFLPAWTRTWHRRNMFTDPDVVAAQEEYLRTLAAALADRPNFLGMTVGNEINQFAGAPHPDPDEITRDQAGHWLERMLAACEEGAPGRFHLHAEYDAAWYQDGHPFTVAQAARLGAATAVHSWVFNGTAQRHGPAGTATEHHAAYLIELSKAWARDPHRPVWLQEVGAPAPLIGPEHAAEFTEATVANALDCPDLWGVTWWCSHDVSRGLADFPELEYGLGLLTNDRRTKPAGAAIARITEAWRGREHRPAVRSTALAVDVGGAEAAPRRSVCAPGGAFFETWAALTADGVRPAVVLAELAEDPAHLSARGITEVLRVPDLT; encoded by the coding sequence GTGCACGAAGACGCGCTCCGATTCGGTGCCAACTACACGCCGTCCCGCGGCTGGTTCCACCACTGGCTGGACTTCGACCTCGACGAGGTCAGGGCCGACCTCGACTCGATCGCCGCGCTCGGGCTGGACCACATCCGCGTGTTCCCGCTGTGGCCGCTGTTCCAGCCGAACCGGACGCTGATCCGGCCGCGCGCGGTCGAGCAGCTCGTCGCGCTCGCCGACGCGGCCGCCGAGCGCGGGCTCGACGTCGACGTGGACGGCCTGCAGGGCCACTTGTCGAGTTTCGACTTCCTGCCCGCCTGGACCCGGACCTGGCACCGGCGCAACATGTTCACCGACCCGGACGTGGTCGCCGCTCAGGAGGAGTACCTGCGCACGCTGGCCGCCGCCCTGGCCGACCGGCCGAACTTCCTGGGCATGACGGTGGGCAACGAGATCAACCAGTTCGCCGGCGCCCCCCACCCCGACCCCGACGAGATCACCCGGGACCAGGCGGGCCACTGGCTGGAGCGGATGCTCGCCGCCTGCGAGGAGGGCGCGCCCGGCCGGTTCCACCTGCACGCCGAGTACGACGCCGCCTGGTACCAGGACGGGCACCCCTTCACCGTCGCCCAGGCCGCGCGGCTGGGCGCGGCAACCGCCGTGCACTCCTGGGTGTTCAACGGCACCGCGCAGCGCCACGGCCCGGCGGGGACGGCGACCGAGCACCACGCCGCGTACCTGATCGAGCTGTCGAAGGCCTGGGCCCGGGACCCGCACCGGCCGGTGTGGCTCCAGGAGGTCGGCGCGCCCGCGCCGCTGATCGGGCCGGAGCACGCGGCCGAGTTCACCGAGGCCACCGTGGCGAACGCGCTGGACTGCCCGGACCTGTGGGGCGTGACCTGGTGGTGCTCGCACGACGTGTCGCGCGGGCTCGCGGACTTCCCTGAGCTGGAGTACGGCCTCGGCCTGCTCACCAACGACCGCCGGACCAAGCCGGCCGGCGCCGCCATCGCGCGGATCACCGAGGCGTGGCGGGGCCGCGAGCACCGCCCGGCCGTACGGTCCACCGCACTGGCGGTCGACGTCGGCGGGGCGGAGGCGGCGCCGCGGCGTTCGGTCTGTGCTCCCGGCGGCGCGTTCTTCGAGACCTGGGCGGCGCTCACCGCGGACGGAGTGCGGCCCGCCGTCGTGCTGGCCGAGCTCGCCGAGGACCCCGCGCACCTTTCCGCGCGCGGCATCACGGAGGTGCTGCGCGTCCCCGACCTGACCTGA
- a CDS encoding LacI family DNA-binding transcriptional regulator, with protein sequence MARRPTIKDIARQAGVSESAVSFALNDRPGVSQDTRARIRRVAEELGWQANSAARALSGERSGAVGLVLARPAHTLGVESFFLQLVSGIQEVLAAARTALLFQVVEDIDAECAVYRRWWAERRVDGVLVVDPRTTDPRPELLGQLALPAVMVGEAPSRGPSPAAPQGPSHGTSHPAGTLSSVRADDAGAMAQVLDHLHGLGHRRIVHIAGLPGLAHTARRIESLRTEAARRGLGPDRVRSVVTDYSDAEGAAATRRVLAEPEPPTALVYDNDVMAVAGIAVAAELAIPVPGSLSIVAWDDSALCRVTHPRLTALVRDTAGFGRLAAEELLAVLAGRPAGVRQSEQPRLEPRESTAAPAAHTDS encoded by the coding sequence ATGGCCCGTAGACCCACGATCAAGGACATCGCCCGCCAGGCCGGAGTGTCGGAGAGCGCCGTGTCCTTCGCGCTCAACGACCGGCCGGGGGTCTCCCAGGACACCCGCGCCCGCATCCGCCGCGTCGCCGAGGAGCTCGGCTGGCAGGCCAACAGCGCCGCCCGCGCCCTGTCCGGCGAGCGCTCCGGGGCCGTCGGACTCGTGCTGGCCCGGCCCGCGCACACACTCGGCGTCGAGTCCTTCTTCCTCCAGCTCGTCTCCGGCATACAGGAGGTCCTCGCCGCCGCCCGGACAGCCCTGCTGTTCCAGGTCGTCGAGGACATCGACGCCGAATGCGCCGTCTACCGCCGCTGGTGGGCCGAGCGGCGGGTCGACGGCGTCCTCGTCGTCGATCCCCGCACGACGGACCCGCGGCCGGAGCTCCTCGGGCAGCTGGCCCTGCCGGCCGTCATGGTGGGCGAGGCACCTTCCCGCGGTCCCTCCCCGGCCGCCCCTCAAGGCCCTTCCCACGGCACCTCCCACCCCGCGGGCACCCTCTCCTCGGTCCGGGCCGACGACGCCGGGGCCATGGCCCAGGTCCTGGACCACCTCCACGGGCTGGGCCACCGCCGGATCGTCCACATCGCAGGGCTCCCCGGCCTCGCCCACACGGCCCGCCGGATCGAGTCGCTGCGGACCGAGGCCGCGCGGCGGGGCCTGGGACCCGACCGGGTGCGTTCCGTGGTCACCGACTACTCCGACGCCGAGGGCGCGGCGGCCACCCGGCGGGTCCTGGCCGAGCCCGAGCCCCCCACCGCGCTCGTCTACGACAACGACGTGATGGCCGTCGCCGGGATCGCGGTCGCCGCCGAACTGGCCATCCCCGTACCGGGCAGCCTCTCGATCGTGGCCTGGGACGACTCCGCGCTCTGCCGGGTCACCCACCCCCGGCTCACCGCCCTCGTGCGGGACACCGCGGGCTTCGGCCGACTTGCCGCCGAGGAGCTTCTCGCCGTGCTCGCGGGAAGGCCGGCCGGGGTGCGCCAGAGCGAGCAGCCGCGCCTGGAGCCGCGCGAGAGTACGGCCGCGCCCGCGGCGCATACTGATTCCTGA